From the genome of Nicotiana sylvestris chromosome 2, ASM39365v2, whole genome shotgun sequence, one region includes:
- the LOC138886057 gene encoding uncharacterized protein, which translates to MPSVVHPQAPTSRVPPPMFIFQGPQLQPEITYVTPYSFTQPPQYDLSVEQEKVLKNPEQEEKARKMKSLEQSLKNMQNLSGQKSVSYSGLYMFPHVHLPASFKMPKFEKYDGHGDPVIHLKRYCNQLRGAGGKEELLMAYFGESLSEIASEWYTDQEITHWHVWDDMARDFVRQFQCNVDIAPDRNSLSNLKKNTAESFREYVVKWREQAARVKPPMGEIELVTVFLQAQEANYF; encoded by the coding sequence atgccttctgtggttcaCCCCCAGGCACCGACTTCAAGGGTACCACCTCCAATGTTCATCTTTCAGGGTCCACAACTTCAaccagaaataacatatgtgaccccgtactccttcactcaacctccgcaatatgatctctcggtAGAGCAAGAAAAGGTGCTTAAAAATCCAGAGCAAGAGGAAAAGGCTCGAAAGATGAAGAGCTtggaacaaagcctgaaaaacatgcaaaatctgagtggccaaaagagtgtctcatactcggGCCTCTATATGTTTCCCCATGTTCACTTGCCAGCtagcttcaagatgccaaaatttgaaaagtacgatgggcaTGGAGACCCAGTCATTCATCTGAAACGATATTGTAACCAATTGAGGggtgctggtggaaaagaggagctgctgatggcctattttggggaaagcctctccGAAAttgcttctgagtggtatacggatcaagaaattacccattggcatgtgtgggacgatatggctcgAGATTTTGTTCGCCAGTTCCAATgtaatgtggacatcgctcccgacagaaactctttgtccaatttgaaaaagaacaCCGCAGAAAGCTTCCGTGAATATGtcgtcaaatggcgtgagcaagctgccagggtaaagccACCAATGGGCGAAATTGAATTGGTCACGGTCTTTCTGCAGGCCCAAGAGGCTAACTACTTCTAG